A window of the Cicer arietinum cultivar CDC Frontier isolate Library 1 chromosome 6, Cicar.CDCFrontier_v2.0, whole genome shotgun sequence genome harbors these coding sequences:
- the LOC101490829 gene encoding uncharacterized protein, with translation MGCGSSKRIDATAPLVYQPPPTSFAVFDINAIEEPWLKHLNNNNNNNNNNISQDKPSLPPPILQILDATEKSPQSWDEVSKTLQHLKPTVQPPPTQSPPPLQSPQQQPQPQPPRKVASFHTLEELDSKLTPIKGQSPESTNEVVVNGVKEEENRLMKTMKPSLSSKLKDNIFIVKDRLEKQKEERESNLERLRRDPLSNYPEKCPPGGNDAVVIYTTSLGGVRKTFDDCNRARDLLENQRVIFDERDVALHGEFLKEVKELLLTEEEIELGNGVVLPRVFVKGRYLGGLKELVELNETGRLGRILNATRVERGVGRQGCGGCGGVRFVPCLDCGGSCKMVLNNTHQVQRCLKCNENGLVHCPACL, from the coding sequence ATGGGCTGTGGTTCCTCTAAACGTATCGACGCAACCGCACCCCTCGTTTACCAACCACCACCGACGAGTTTCGCTGTTTTCGATATCAACGCCATCGAAGAGCCGTGGCTAAAAcatctcaacaacaacaacaacaacaataacaacaacatatCTCAAGATAAACCTTCACTCCCTCCTCCTATTCTTCAAATTCTCGATGCCACTGAAAAATCTCCCCAATCTTGGGATGAAGTTAGCAAAACACTCCAACACCTCAAACCAACAGTTCAACCACCACCAACACAATCACCACCGCCACTACAGtcaccacaacaacaacctcaacctcaacctCCTCGCAAGGTTGCTTCGTTCCACACACTCGAAGAGTTAGATTCAAAATTAACCCCAATCAAAGGGCAATCACCAGAATCGACGAACGAAGTTGTTGTTAATGGCGTTAAAGAAGAAGAGAATCGATTGATGAAAACAATGAAACCTTCGTTGTCTTCGAAATTGAAGGACAACATATTCATAGTGAAAGACAGATTGGAAAAGCAAAAAGAAGAGAGAGAATCGAATTTGGAGAGGCTAAGGAGGGACCCACTAAGTAACTACCCAGAAAAATGTCCACCTGGCGGAAACGACGCCGTAGTGATATACACAACGTCGTTAGGAGGAGTTAGAAAAACGTTCGATGATTGCAACAGAGCGAGAGATTTATTGGAAAACCAGAGAGTAATATTCGACGAGCGTGACGTGGCACTTCACGGAGAGTTTTTAAAAGAGGTTAAAGAGTTGTTATTAACGGAAGAGGAAATAGAATTAGGGAATGGGGTAGTGTTACCGAGGGTATTTGTGAAGGGGAGGTATTTGGGTGGGTTGAAGGAGTTGGTTGAGTTGAATGAAACGGGTAGACTAGGGAGGATATTGAATGCGACACGTGTGGAGAGAGGGGTTGGGAGACAAGGGTGTGGTGGGTGTGGTGGTGTTAGATTTGTTCCTTGTTTGGATTGTGGTGGTAGCTGCAAAATGGTGCTTAATAATACTCATCAAGTGCAGAGGTGCCTCAAGTGTAATGAGAATGGCTTAGTCCATTGCCCTGCTTGTCTTTGA
- the LOC101490184 gene encoding DCD domain-containing protein NRP-B, whose amino-acid sequence MENNNNQQSFWQFSDQLRVHTSNLANLSLNDSIWGNNYSSKRHDHQRRNFDIKVGGEINNNNNAVESLGKTPVSDYNDGWKQMNNNNNEGSLFSLHHNMLAGVGVNGGFNKGIYSKPSSYAANLNTNNFNINFKVGVKGETEIFHTPKNSKKNTNLNKKHGDNNNNNNNNNDANKNKDAKVGSDKRFKTLPPSESLPRNETIGGYIFVCNNDTMAENLKRELFGLPPRYRDSVRAITPGLPLFLYNYTTHQLHGVFEAASFGGTNIDPTAWEDKKCPGESRFPAQVRVITRKTCEPLEEDSFRPILHHYDGPKFRLELNVPEALSLLDIFAEEKDTFKDSLKAIQA is encoded by the exons ATGGAGAACAACAACAATCAACAATCCTTTTGGCAATTCAGTGACCAACTTCGTGTTCACACATCAAATCTAGCAAACCTATCTCTAAACGATTCAATTTGGGGTAACAATTACTCATCCAAGAGACATGATCATCAAAGGAGAAATTTTGATATCAAAGTTGGTGGtgaaatcaacaacaacaataacgcTGTTGAGTCACTTGGAAAAACACCTGTTTCTGATTACAATGATGGATGGAAACAaatgaacaacaacaacaatgaaGGATCTCTTTTTTCTTTGCATCACAACATGCTTGCTGGTGTTGGTGTTAATGGAGGTTTCAACAAAGGAATTTATTCAAAACCTTCTTCTTATGCTGCTAATCTCAACACTAACAACTTCAATATCAATTTCAAGGTTGGTGTCAAGGGTGAAACTGAAATTTTTCATACACCCAAAAATTCTAAGAAGAACACTAACCTTAACAAAAAACAtggtgacaacaacaacaacaacaacaataataatgatgccaacaagaataaggatGCTAAAGTGGGTTCTGATAAGAGATTCAAAACACTGCCACCATCTGAGTCTCTCCCTAGGAATGAAACAATTGGTGGATATATCTTTGTTTGCAACAATGATACTATGGCAGAGAATCTCAAAAGGGAACTCTTTG GATTACCTCCAAGATACAGAGATTCAGTTAGGGCCATTACTCCAGGGTTGCCCCTTTTTCTTTACAATTATACCACTCACCAACTCCATGGAGTCTTTGAG GCTGCAAGTTTTGGAGGAACAAATATTGATCCAACAGCTTGGGAGGACAAGAAGTGCCCTGGTGAATCTCGCTTCCCCGCTCAG GTTAGAGTGATTACTAGGAAAACTTGTGAGCCACTAGAAGAGGATTCTTTCAGGCCAATTCTTCACCACTATGATGGCCCCAAGTTCCGTCTTGAGCTGAATGTGCCTGAG GCGTTGTCTCTGCTGGATATTTTTGCAGAAGAAAAAGATACTTTCAAGGACTCTTTGAAGGCTATACAAGCATAA